A single window of Taeniopygia guttata chromosome 1, bTaeGut7.mat, whole genome shotgun sequence DNA harbors:
- the LOC100227271 gene encoding uncharacterized protein, translating into MKSWIVLLAIVVSTAETQNEDVCTQGYPGIPGTPGHNGIPGRDGRDGSKGDKGDTGEPGIPGSPGKDGVNGEKGERGTNGTVEEKGNKGDKGERGPPGKLGPKGFIGSVGYKGQKGELGLQGQKGLKGDIGPIGPKGTKGEIGHPGRVGFPGPIGPIGHPGPKGNTGGIGPQGNPGVQGERGLKGDRGDKGNIGAPGVLPRSAFSVGLTANTKFPAPNRPIKFDKVLYNSLNDFNSATGKFTCKHPGVYYFTYHITVYSRNVRVALVKNGIKMLHTVDRYQSGEDQASGATILELQGGDEVWLQAHQGESFNGLFADGDDDTTFSGFLLFSTADPLEPLLLPTP; encoded by the exons ATGAAAAGCTGGATTGTACTGCTGGCTATTGTAGTCAGCACAGCAGAAACACAGAACGAGGATGTCTGCACGCAAGGGTATCCTGGCATCCCTGGCACTCCTGGGCACAATGGCATTCCTGGCCGTGACGGACGTGATGGGTCAAAAGGAGACAAGGGAGATACAG GTGAACCAGGAATTCCTGGAAGTCCAGGAAAAGATGGTGTCAATGGAGAGAAAGGTGAACGAG gaACCAATGGGACTGTTGAAGAGAAGGGGAACAAAGGAgataaaggagaaagaggaCCACCTGGGAAACTGGGACCAAAAGGATTTATAGGATCAGTGGGTTACAAAGGTCAGAAGGGAGAGCTAGGACTGCAAGGAcaaaaagggttaaaaggagACATTGGACCTATAGGTCCAAAAGGGACAAAGGGTGAAATTGGCCACCCTGGAAGAGTTGGTTTCCCAGGGCCGATTGGCCCAATTGGTCATCCAGGTCCTAAAGGTAATACTGGAGGTATAGGGCCACAGGGTAATCCAGGAGTTCAGGGGGAAAGAGGCTtgaaaggagacagaggagacAAGGGGAATATAGGTGCCCCAGGAGTCCTACCAAGGAGTGCTTTCAGTGTTGGCCTTACAGCCAACACCAAGTTTCCCGCTCCAAATCGCCCAATCAAGTTTGACAAGGTGCTGTATAACAGTCTGAATGACTTCAACTCAGCTACTGGCAAGTTCACCTGCAAACACCCCGGTGTTTACTATTTCACCTACCACATCACCGTCTACTCAAGGAATGTGCGAGTAGCTCTCGTTAAGAACGGCATCAAGATGCTGCACACGGTGGACAGGTACCAGAGCGGAGAGGACCAGGCTTCAGGAGCCACAATCCTCgagctgcagggaggagacGAGGTGTGGCTGCAGGCCCACCAAGGAGAGTCTTTCAATGGGCTGTTTGCAGATGGCGATGACGATACCACCTTCTCTGGGTTCCTCCTGTTCAGCACCGCTGACCCGCTggagccactgctgctgcccacgcCGTAG